In Pan paniscus chromosome 1, NHGRI_mPanPan1-v2.0_pri, whole genome shotgun sequence, the DNA window CAGCTCCCCATGGCACTGGAGTATGGCCAGGTCCTTGGCACTGCCATTAGCTGCCTGGGGGCCGGACAGGACTCAGGGCAAAGCTAGTGCTGCAGCAGTCCCCAAGCCACGAGGATGCAGACACAAAGGGCGGGGGGGGGTCAGTGGGGACATTCACCTGGGGGAAGGCCCGGTGCAGAGGCAGCCAGCAGCTCAACGCCACGATGCCAGCCAGAGGGTGGGGGCAGGTGAGGGCCGTGTAGAGGGACAGGGCCCCGccctggagggaggagagagaggggtcATGAGGGCACAGCTCACTCACCGGCCACCCCTACCCCCTACCCCCCCACCCCTCTCCCCTCACCTGTGAAAAGCCTCCCAGGACGATTCGATTGGCAGGGATCCCGTTCTTCATTTCATGCTCAATCAAGGCCTTGACTGGGGGGAGGGGGCATGAGTGGGTAGAGGGAAGCTGCCAAGGGGCCCAATAAGGGAGCCAGGCTGAGGAACCGCCCAGCGCTTTCctggggggcaggggaaggaggatgtggaggaggggctggggtctTACTGTTCTCTGCTGCCTTCTTGATGCCAGCCTCGTCCTCTGGGGCATCTGGACTCAGCCCCATCAGGTCAAACCTTGGGAGTAGAGGTACTGGCAGCTATAGAAAACCCCAGCCAGCCCCCTGTGGCTCCCTCAGCCCAAGTGTCCTCgtccccctgcccacccccactcccaaacTCACCAGGAGGGCATCACCATCTTCATGTTGAGGGTCACAGGGATCCTAGGCCTGGGGAAAGAGAGCCAGAGGGCCCATCATGCTCAGGAGGAATGAGGAGGCCAGAGCTCAGAGCCCGGAGTGGGGCCGCGCCGCCCCTGGTGGCCCCTCCCAGCAGGCAGGGCCTGTGTTTAAGGTGTTGCCAGGCAACCTGCCACGTGGGGCTGGAGGCTGTGGTTGGGGCAAAGCGCCAGCAATGGAGAAGCAGAGCCCAGCGCTTGGTGTGACGGGGTCCCAGGTAGTCGGTGAGTACTTGGGGAAGGGGCAAAGGGAGGTGTGGGTTCTAGGAGAGCTCAGGTCTAGGAGGCCCTAGGGCTGGGGGCTGGTGCTGGACCCCACTCCTGGGGGCTCCACAGGAGCTAAGGCTGAAAATGCCACTTCTGACTGCCCTGAGCCCAAGCCCCAGGATGCAACTGACAGGAGAGAACAGGCCTGGGATGACAGGACCACCCCCAGATgatccccagcctcagcccctcccTTGCTGGGGTGACACTCACGCATGGGGACAGATGTACTTGACGTGAGGGAGCCGGATGGTGGAGAGGGCGTCAGCCCAGCTGTGCCTGTAGGAGGGACAGGAGAAAAGGCTCCGATGTGGTAGGAAGAGAAGGCCTCTCCAGTCCGCTGCTGGGCCAGGACCCCTCCTTAAGGAGCACCCCTCCTCAGTCACTTACCCTGTGTCTCCAAGTCCATGTAAAAAAATAACCTGGAAAAAGATGGGAAATGGGGAGACAGGAAGGCTTCCCCTAGGTCCTCCAACTTCTGcccacccctccccaacccccaaggACCTGGGGGAACCCAGGTAGCAGCCAAACAGGTTACTACCCCGAGCCTGCTGGCCTCAGGATACTCCCTGCTCATCACTGCCACCTCCATTTTCCCACACCCCCTCCAGCCGGTCCTCCAGCTGCTCCCACAGTGTCTGGCCGTGGGTGAAAGGGGACCCTTACCGCGGCCGTTTCCCGCTCAGCTCCAGACACAGTGGCAGCATCGGTGAGCAGGGGCACAGACATGGTGTtaccacacatacaccacacggCTCCACAGCGGGGGCCTGCACACATCGGGGCGGCAGTCAAGAGCAAAACCAGGCACAGGACACACTCCTGGCCCAAGAGGCCACCAGGCCATCAGCCCCACACAGCACCCAGGTTCTGTCCTGGGCACAAAGAATAGTCAAGCAAGAAGTCCCAGGGCACAGGAGAAGGAAGTCTGCCTCAGTTCCAGGGCTGAAAGGCAGAGACAGCCTCCCTAGTGGCCCAGAACATGTGTCTCTGGTTCTGGCCCAACCATAGGACCTGAGCTTGCTGGAgacaggcagaggcagggaatAGGGACTGT includes these proteins:
- the LYPLA2 gene encoding acyl-protein thioesterase 2 isoform X1 → MCGNTMSVPLLTDAATVSGAERETAAVIFLHGLGDTGHSWADALSTIRLPHVKYICPHAPRIPVTLNMKMVMPSWFDLMGLSPDAPEDEAGIKKAAENIKALIEHEMKNGIPANRIVLGGFSQGGALSLYTALTCPHPLAGIVALSCWLPLHRAFPQAANGSAKDLAILQCHGELDPMVPVRFGALTAEKLRSVVTPARVQFKTYPGVMHSSCPQVSGGTISHSHFAASSQVPLVIPS
- the LYPLA2 gene encoding acyl-protein thioesterase 2 isoform X2 translates to MCGNTMSVPLLTDAATVSGAERETAAVIFLHGLGDTGHSWADALSTIRLPHVKYICPHAPRIPVTLNMKMVMPSWFDLMGLSPDAPEDEAGIKKAAENIKALIEHEMKNGIPANRIVLGGFSQGGALSLYTALTCPHPLAGIVALSCWLPLHRAFPQAANGSAKDLAILQCHGELDPMVPVRFGALTAEKLRSVVTPARVQFKTYPGVMHSSCPQEMAAVKEFLEKLLPPV
- the LYPLA2 gene encoding acyl-protein thioesterase 2 isoform X3 produces the protein MKMVMPSWFDLMGLSPDAPEDEAGIKKAAENIKALIEHEMKNGIPANRIVLGGFSQGGALSLYTALTCPHPLAGIVALSCWLPLHRAFPQAANGSAKDLAILQCHGELDPMVPVRFGALTAEKLRSVVTPARVQFKTYPGVMHSSCPQEMAAVKEFLEKLLPPV